One region of Sphingomonas abietis genomic DNA includes:
- a CDS encoding conjugal transfer protein TraF has protein sequence MATGGSFGPSALISLALFAAPATAQSAPDRSGADKHGYWWYQSPPPPASKQDDADALEKPAIPPMAELATWTPPKIRKLIEQQRDYAATVLTVDAVADFWRLQDFARRKARAFAGVTQIAMLQHPELNSKSANPMVGDARSEMTAEKDAIRRSYLRSQAGEFALVMFGRATCGYCRVQWPIIQRFQEEMGWQVTLVDLDRRPDVAQRFGVEITPTTMVIRRASQQRMVIASGVEAYPNLSQMAYQAVRLLRGDIRPEQFMTGPGEDAGFFDALGNGPVSATDPQVLGGDLVVANAERRP, from the coding sequence ATGGCGACTGGCGGGTCTTTTGGCCCCAGCGCCCTCATATCCCTCGCGCTGTTCGCTGCGCCGGCAACGGCCCAGTCCGCGCCCGATCGCAGTGGCGCCGACAAGCACGGCTATTGGTGGTATCAGTCGCCGCCTCCCCCGGCGAGCAAGCAGGACGATGCCGACGCGCTGGAGAAGCCTGCGATCCCGCCGATGGCGGAACTCGCAACCTGGACACCACCCAAAATCCGCAAGCTGATAGAACAGCAGCGCGATTATGCGGCAACCGTTCTGACCGTCGATGCGGTCGCCGATTTCTGGCGACTGCAGGACTTCGCACGACGCAAGGCACGCGCCTTCGCAGGCGTCACCCAGATCGCCATGCTCCAGCACCCGGAGCTGAACTCGAAGTCGGCCAATCCGATGGTCGGTGATGCCCGTTCCGAGATGACCGCCGAGAAGGACGCCATCCGGCGCTCCTACCTGCGATCCCAGGCGGGCGAGTTTGCACTCGTGATGTTTGGTCGGGCGACCTGCGGATATTGCCGCGTCCAGTGGCCCATCATCCAACGCTTCCAGGAGGAGATGGGCTGGCAGGTGACGCTGGTCGACCTCGATCGCCGCCCCGACGTCGCCCAGCGCTTCGGCGTCGAGATCACGCCCACGACAATGGTGATCCGGCGCGCGAGCCAGCAGCGTATGGTCATCGCCTCAGGCGTAGAGGCGTATCCGAACCTCTCGCAGATGGCCTATCAGGCAGTCCGGCTGCTGCGCGGCGATATTCGACCCGAGCAGTTCATGACCGGCCCCGGTGAGGATGCCGGCTTCTTCGACGCGCTCGGCAACGGTCCGGTCTCCGCGACCGATCCGCAAGTGCTCGGCGGCGATCTCGTCGTCGCCAATGCGGAGCGCCGGCCATGA
- a CDS encoding conjugal transfer protein TraG N-terminal domain-containing protein: MRRLTKLLTGAILAFATSPAWAVEASFHTYDGFAETVDAFRLVSMIFADPRYETLVLIVATVGIGLGAIIASVRGTGMGLVAFGFQMLIGIGLFVGLIATTGTVHVYDRVRNAYQPVGGVPNLLVLVAGATNMIERALVETIDDNTLDPNAKIEFGAGGHSFDLFLNAVSPRGPMTDTFLDATIKDYVRQCYPVARVSAAYGVDDDKLFRSTTDLPAAFAAMAGPSTFSTVYTDADKGGTTMSCSDAWAYISDRLSDPNLFDAYTRQICARTGFDVDNAQQLTRCRSQLGDMGDMMLKRPLTAQALMTHILLGNAVGDVLFEDSPASAARVMANRAVMSSGLASMSVANEWMPTIRATVFGIMLFMVPIALLFILTPINMRVASFAFGLFVFVALWGVIDAGIYQLTLGRAMATLEEMRSNALAANAWLLAPSAAMKALAVFGSFRTAAAGLAGAFVFTVFRFSGNVFTSFTSGSLSVAGQASSAAAPMATPEGQASALEAQASAFGTRTRAAATSSFGDFGERSTFGANRAFGEANRILGDSPGAAGSTPFALGGIEGSRQLGSLAPALAGKDISDPDVSRAVRANATTTAIQQFAEKDALRALGNTYFGDGEAGERSFAAFTQNLVQWKAFGDQRAYGMMMQAATRNFERAGYSPEDASLKASGVIADAQSDPTFAKLIANAYDQEQMLTNDLTSAQVQAGAMAGRRDFSGGNVAEIERSNVAAEQAWRTGSNTGQRDASEMLGLPLAETSRRISFISALSGEARSTAISQLAKSTGRSEAQVEHALERYNAAVSVGTADGATAEAGREGTSVYGRTRDAAGYDFAERSGKLDAQKEVGLDGTRSAARIGEQRKQSDDFGFAEGAAAAGVSTREAARLDSFIQALTRTSGNQIDMEEGGATGAADRARNDRLTSIVDKERLTRIQGLLADRGIKMSKRQIAMDQNGDFSLNLTPDAAAGMWRAGLINQSQLGAIANGGRARFSLADNDLLVSSSTDFSRTARSDTSTRFEAGKQAGPDTIEHFLGGGKEGQVELSNWLRGGFEMDRKGQWRLKPQVADTLQRDVQAVMAQTGWTRSLDRSADKQTTMGTSWHIGGTLSAGGGASGSDGKGAASGIKASTQGEAQASVDSNETGSTRSVASGSMDIVNYDVRTAIAEAERAAGRSNAPERAFGEELSRRILGPDGLRNKYLAESASGRSTWDWAAPITSIEQKSVLSTGRFRSDRDQSSDDGDPTFRNRKD; encoded by the coding sequence ATGCGCCGCCTGACCAAGCTCCTCACCGGTGCGATCCTCGCCTTCGCCACCTCCCCGGCCTGGGCGGTGGAGGCCAGCTTCCACACCTATGACGGCTTCGCCGAAACCGTGGACGCTTTCCGGCTCGTGTCGATGATCTTCGCCGATCCGCGATACGAGACGCTGGTGCTGATCGTCGCGACCGTCGGCATCGGGCTCGGTGCGATCATCGCCAGCGTGCGGGGTACCGGCATGGGCCTGGTAGCCTTCGGCTTCCAGATGCTGATCGGCATAGGCCTGTTCGTCGGTCTGATCGCGACGACCGGCACGGTCCATGTCTATGACCGCGTCCGCAATGCCTATCAGCCGGTCGGCGGCGTACCCAATCTGCTGGTGCTGGTGGCGGGCGCCACCAACATGATCGAACGCGCGCTCGTCGAGACAATCGACGACAACACGCTCGACCCCAATGCCAAGATCGAATTCGGCGCGGGCGGGCACAGCTTCGACCTGTTCCTGAACGCGGTCTCCCCGCGCGGACCGATGACCGACACCTTCCTTGATGCGACGATCAAGGACTATGTCCGCCAATGCTATCCGGTCGCGCGCGTCTCGGCCGCATACGGCGTCGATGACGACAAGCTGTTCCGCAGCACGACCGATCTGCCCGCAGCCTTCGCTGCCATGGCCGGTCCCTCGACCTTCTCGACGGTCTATACCGATGCCGACAAGGGCGGCACGACGATGAGCTGCTCGGACGCCTGGGCTTATATCTCGGACCGGCTTTCCGACCCCAATCTCTTTGACGCCTATACCCGGCAGATCTGCGCGAGGACCGGCTTCGACGTGGACAATGCGCAGCAACTGACGCGCTGCCGATCACAGCTCGGCGACATGGGCGACATGATGCTAAAGCGCCCCCTCACCGCTCAGGCGTTGATGACGCACATCCTTTTGGGGAACGCCGTGGGCGACGTGCTGTTCGAGGACTCGCCTGCCAGCGCTGCGCGAGTGATGGCGAACCGTGCGGTGATGTCGAGTGGTCTCGCGTCCATGTCGGTCGCGAACGAATGGATGCCGACTATCCGGGCGACGGTGTTCGGGATCATGCTCTTCATGGTCCCAATCGCGCTGCTGTTCATCCTCACGCCGATCAACATGCGTGTCGCGAGCTTCGCGTTCGGCCTGTTCGTTTTTGTCGCCCTGTGGGGCGTGATTGACGCCGGCATCTACCAACTGACCCTCGGTCGCGCGATGGCGACGCTCGAGGAGATGCGCTCCAACGCGCTCGCTGCGAACGCCTGGCTGCTGGCGCCGTCCGCTGCAATGAAGGCGCTGGCGGTGTTCGGGTCGTTTCGTACCGCTGCCGCCGGCCTTGCGGGCGCCTTCGTGTTCACGGTCTTCCGCTTCAGCGGTAATGTCTTCACCTCCTTCACCTCCGGGTCGCTCAGCGTCGCTGGTCAGGCGTCGTCGGCGGCGGCACCGATGGCGACCCCCGAGGGACAGGCGTCCGCGTTGGAGGCGCAAGCTTCCGCGTTCGGCACCCGGACCCGGGCGGCGGCAACGTCGAGCTTCGGCGACTTCGGCGAGCGCTCGACCTTCGGCGCCAACCGCGCTTTTGGCGAGGCCAACCGCATCCTCGGCGACAGCCCAGGCGCAGCAGGCAGTACACCCTTCGCCCTCGGCGGAATCGAGGGTTCGCGACAGCTGGGCAGCCTTGCACCAGCGCTTGCTGGCAAGGACATCTCGGACCCGGACGTTTCACGAGCGGTCAGGGCCAATGCGACAACCACGGCGATCCAGCAATTTGCCGAAAAAGACGCGCTGCGGGCGCTCGGCAACACCTATTTCGGCGATGGAGAGGCCGGTGAGCGCAGCTTCGCCGCGTTCACCCAAAACCTCGTCCAGTGGAAGGCCTTCGGCGATCAGCGCGCCTACGGGATGATGATGCAGGCTGCGACCCGCAATTTTGAGCGCGCAGGCTATTCACCCGAGGACGCGAGCTTGAAAGCGTCGGGCGTGATCGCCGACGCCCAGTCGGACCCGACCTTCGCGAAGCTCATCGCAAACGCTTACGATCAGGAGCAGATGCTCACCAACGATCTCACCAGCGCGCAGGTCCAGGCGGGTGCAATGGCGGGCCGGCGCGATTTTTCGGGCGGCAACGTGGCAGAAATAGAGCGGTCGAACGTCGCTGCCGAGCAAGCGTGGCGCACCGGATCGAACACCGGCCAGCGGGATGCCTCCGAAATGCTCGGCCTGCCTCTCGCCGAGACGTCGCGCCGGATCTCCTTCATCAGTGCGCTCTCGGGCGAGGCACGCAGCACGGCGATTTCCCAGCTCGCCAAGTCGACCGGTCGATCGGAAGCCCAGGTCGAGCACGCTCTTGAGCGGTACAACGCCGCTGTTTCGGTCGGGACCGCCGACGGTGCGACGGCCGAGGCCGGCCGTGAAGGCACGAGCGTTTATGGCCGCACCCGCGACGCCGCCGGTTATGATTTCGCCGAACGTTCCGGCAAGCTCGACGCTCAAAAGGAGGTTGGGCTCGACGGCACACGTTCTGCGGCACGGATCGGCGAGCAGCGCAAACAGTCCGACGATTTCGGATTCGCAGAGGGCGCCGCCGCCGCCGGCGTCTCGACGCGGGAGGCGGCGCGGCTCGACAGCTTCATCCAGGCGCTCACTCGCACATCGGGCAACCAGATCGACATGGAGGAAGGTGGCGCTACCGGCGCGGCCGATCGCGCGCGCAACGACCGGCTCACCAGCATCGTCGATAAGGAGCGGCTAACTCGGATTCAGGGACTGCTCGCCGACCGCGGCATCAAGATGAGCAAACGCCAGATCGCCATGGACCAGAATGGCGATTTCAGCCTCAATCTCACGCCTGATGCTGCCGCCGGCATGTGGCGCGCGGGCCTCATCAACCAGAGCCAGCTGGGCGCGATCGCCAACGGCGGGCGGGCGAGGTTCAGCCTTGCAGACAATGACCTGCTCGTCTCCAGCAGCACCGATTTCAGCCGCACGGCGCGCTCCGACACCAGCACCCGGTTCGAGGCTGGCAAGCAGGCCGGGCCGGATACCATCGAGCATTTCCTCGGAGGGGGGAAGGAAGGCCAGGTCGAGCTCAGCAACTGGCTGCGCGGTGGATTCGAAATGGATCGCAAGGGTCAATGGCGCCTGAAGCCCCAAGTGGCTGATACGCTTCAGCGCGACGTTCAGGCAGTCATGGCGCAGACCGGTTGGACGCGTTCCCTGGACCGCAGCGCAGACAAGCAAACCACGATGGGCACGTCGTGGCATATCGGAGGCACTTTAAGTGCTGGCGGTGGTGCATCCGGATCCGACGGCAAGGGGGCAGCTTCGGGTATCAAGGCTTCGACCCAAGGAGAGGCACAAGCTAGTGTCGACAGCAACGAAACCGGCAGCACACGATCGGTCGCTTCTGGGTCGATGGATATTGTGAACTACGATGTCCGAACTGCTATCGCCGAAGCAGAGCGAGCCGCGGGGAGGTCGAACGCACCTGAACGAGCGTTTGGAGAAGAACTATCTCGGCGAATTCTTGGGCCCGACGGTCTGCGAAACAAATATCTGGCTGAATCCGCATCTGGTCGATCGACCTGGGATTGGGCAGCTCCAATTACTTCAATCGAACAGAAGTCCGTGCTTTCGACTGGTAGATTCCGCTCTGATCGAGATCAGAGTTCGGACGATGGCGATCCGACCTTCAGGAACCGCAAGGATTAG
- a CDS encoding type II toxin-antitoxin system prevent-host-death family antitoxin produces MAIAVRKGGRETASHGGTWKLEDAKARFSELVRLAESEGPQRVTVRGREAVVVMSVAELNRLLPEAQERPGLVSFLEGLGLDGLPIEREIDRGRNVAL; encoded by the coding sequence ATGGCGATTGCTGTGCGCAAAGGCGGCCGTGAAACGGCCTCCCACGGAGGCACATGGAAGCTTGAAGACGCAAAGGCGCGCTTCAGCGAACTCGTGCGCCTGGCCGAGAGCGAAGGACCGCAGCGGGTAACGGTGCGAGGGCGCGAAGCAGTCGTGGTCATGAGCGTAGCCGAGTTGAATAGGCTCCTCCCAGAAGCACAGGAGCGGCCGGGTTTGGTTTCCTTTCTAGAGGGTCTCGGCCTCGACGGTCTGCCGATCGAACGCGAAATCGACCGTGGCCGGAACGTTGCCTTGTGA
- a CDS encoding type II toxin-antitoxin system VapC family toxin: MNGWLLDTHVISALASPNGAPSVKAWAANQPEYRMYLSVLTLAEYEKGIHNLEPDHPDRSRYMAVRDALIDRFSDRILSVDDAIIYRWGAISGDVKRQTRQAPPVIDTMLAATSIEHDLFLVTRNVKDTQHSGAAIFNPWEDDPERFPLT; encoded by the coding sequence GTGAATGGATGGCTGCTCGATACCCACGTCATTTCCGCGCTTGCGAGCCCGAACGGCGCTCCGAGCGTCAAGGCGTGGGCGGCTAATCAGCCGGAGTACCGCATGTATCTGAGCGTTCTCACGCTGGCGGAATATGAAAAGGGCATCCACAATCTGGAGCCGGACCATCCCGATCGCTCTCGCTACATGGCGGTCAGAGACGCTCTCATCGACCGATTCAGCGATCGCATCCTCTCAGTCGACGATGCGATCATATATCGATGGGGCGCAATCTCGGGCGACGTGAAACGGCAGACGCGACAAGCACCGCCAGTCATCGACACGATGCTGGCTGCGACCTCCATCGAGCACGACCTGTTCCTTGTCACGCGGAACGTGAAGGACACGCAGCATAGCGGTGCAGCCATATTCAACCCATGGGAAGATGATCCCGAGCGCTTCCCCCTCACCTGA
- a CDS encoding HEPN domain-containing protein, with protein MKTDLDHLPANKRRELERVVQILFEEFNDAKGNPTGEKKLGRILKVILYGSYARGGWVDEPHTSKGYQSDFDLLVIVNQKELTDRVAYWARAEARLIQELSITHALRTPVNFIVHSLQEVNDGLAHGRYFFIDVARDGIALYQTDDSELLQPKPKTPVQALSLAQEYYDEWFPSAGEFFENYAFNLEKGRLKNAAFQLHQAAERLYHCVLLTVSFYTPHVHNLAFLRTQAERLDGRLRTAWPMDTRSDRARFEKLKDAYVKARFSKHYRITAEELTWLGQQVEELGRLVDNICRARIAALSEEVTAKAD; from the coding sequence ATGAAGACCGATCTCGACCACCTCCCAGCTAACAAGCGGCGCGAGCTCGAGCGTGTCGTCCAGATCCTGTTCGAGGAGTTCAACGACGCCAAGGGCAACCCTACCGGCGAGAAGAAGCTGGGCCGCATCCTCAAGGTGATCCTCTACGGGTCCTACGCCCGGGGCGGCTGGGTCGATGAACCACATACCTCGAAGGGGTACCAATCGGACTTCGACCTGCTGGTGATCGTAAATCAGAAGGAACTCACCGATCGCGTCGCATACTGGGCGCGCGCGGAAGCGCGGCTCATTCAAGAGTTGTCGATTACGCACGCCCTTCGTACGCCAGTGAATTTTATCGTTCATTCGCTACAAGAGGTGAATGACGGCCTCGCTCACGGACGATACTTCTTTATCGATGTCGCGCGCGACGGCATTGCGCTGTATCAAACCGACGACAGCGAGCTACTTCAGCCCAAGCCAAAGACTCCTGTGCAAGCGCTATCCTTGGCGCAAGAATACTATGACGAATGGTTTCCGAGTGCAGGTGAGTTTTTCGAGAATTATGCTTTCAATCTAGAAAAAGGGCGATTGAAGAATGCTGCCTTTCAGCTTCATCAAGCCGCAGAACGTCTCTACCACTGCGTTCTTCTGACGGTCAGCTTCTACACGCCTCACGTCCATAATCTCGCTTTCCTTCGTACCCAAGCGGAACGCTTGGATGGAAGGCTCAGGACGGCTTGGCCGATGGATACCCGCTCCGACCGCGCCCGCTTCGAGAAGCTCAAAGACGCCTACGTGAAAGCTCGCTTTTCAAAGCACTACCGGATCACGGCAGAAGAGCTGACCTGGCTGGGTCAGCAAGTCGAGGAGCTCGGGCGGCTCGTGGATAACATTTGCAGAGCCCGCATCGCCGCGCTTTCAGAGGAGGTTACCGCGAAAGCGGACTGA
- a CDS encoding sigma factor-like helix-turn-helix DNA-binding protein, with translation MPNSCGDPAIIAEKDFALAPKFRESLLPLQRRSPRMWMGSIDRTSYLSALEELPVIERATFILASTDGLSYREIGFRLGMDSSSVETHFAAALSSMCIRLVDK, from the coding sequence ATGCCAAACTCTTGCGGAGATCCCGCAATAATTGCGGAGAAAGATTTCGCATTGGCGCCGAAATTTAGGGAAAGTCTCCTGCCTTTGCAGAGACGGAGCCCGCGAATGTGGATGGGATCGATCGATCGGACATCGTACCTCTCTGCGTTAGAGGAACTGCCGGTGATAGAGCGAGCGACCTTCATTTTGGCAAGCACGGATGGCCTATCCTATCGGGAAATCGGCTTTCGGCTCGGCATGGATTCATCGTCGGTCGAGACGCATTTTGCAGCCGCGCTCTCGAGCATGTGCATTCGTCTCGTCGATAAATAA
- a CDS encoding aldo/keto reductase: MALKDILPGKLGFGAAPLGNMFRDIPEDEALATVQAAWNDGIRYFDNAPFYGAGLAELRMGEALAGKPRDEYVISSKVGRVILDELEDVSAREQGEKAGVFAHGRANRIVNDYSYDATLRSIEGSLERLRTDHIEIAFVHDLAQDFWGDEWLAKFEEARTGAFRALDRLRDEGTIKAWGLGVNKVEPIELVLGLDEPRPDAFLLAGRYTLLDHSSALQRVMPMAAASGAGIVVGGPYSSGALVGGPNFEYAPATPEILDKVARIKAIADRHGVSMKAAGLQFSLANPSVAAVIPGASRPGRIVEDRAALEESVPTNFWSELRAAGLVDPAAPLPAGN; the protein is encoded by the coding sequence ATGGCACTCAAAGACATTCTCCCCGGCAAACTCGGCTTCGGCGCCGCGCCGCTCGGCAACATGTTTCGCGACATCCCCGAGGACGAAGCGCTGGCGACGGTTCAGGCTGCGTGGAACGACGGCATCCGCTATTTCGACAACGCGCCGTTCTACGGGGCAGGGCTTGCGGAGTTGCGCATGGGTGAGGCGCTGGCCGGCAAGCCGCGCGACGAATATGTGATCAGCAGCAAGGTCGGTCGTGTCATCCTTGACGAGCTCGAAGACGTCAGCGCGCGCGAGCAGGGCGAGAAGGCCGGTGTGTTCGCCCATGGCCGCGCCAATCGGATCGTCAACGACTACAGCTATGACGCGACGCTGCGCTCGATCGAGGGAAGCCTCGAGCGGCTTCGCACTGATCATATCGAGATCGCGTTCGTCCATGACCTCGCCCAAGATTTCTGGGGCGACGAGTGGCTGGCGAAATTCGAAGAGGCTCGCACCGGTGCATTCCGGGCGCTGGACCGACTGCGCGACGAGGGCACGATCAAGGCCTGGGGCCTTGGCGTGAACAAGGTCGAGCCGATTGAACTGGTCCTGGGCCTAGACGAACCGCGCCCGGACGCTTTCCTTTTGGCGGGCCGCTACACGCTGCTCGATCACAGCAGCGCGCTTCAGCGCGTGATGCCGATGGCAGCCGCGAGCGGTGCCGGCATCGTGGTGGGCGGTCCGTATAGTTCAGGTGCGCTCGTCGGCGGGCCGAACTTCGAATATGCGCCGGCGACGCCGGAGATTCTCGACAAGGTCGCACGGATCAAAGCCATCGCCGATCGTCACGGTGTGAGCATGAAGGCGGCCGGCCTGCAGTTCTCGCTTGCCAACCCGTCAGTGGCGGCGGTGATCCCTGGCGCTAGCCGGCCGGGGCGTATCGTGGAGGATCGCGCGGCCTTGGAAGAGAGCGTTCCGACCAACTTCTGGAGCGAACTGCGGGCAGCGGGTCTCGTGGATCCGGCGGCGCCGCTGCCTGCCGGGAACTGA
- a CDS encoding LysR family transcriptional regulator, which produces MRVFTRIVETGSFSEAGRRLHMTASAVGKMVGRIETRLGVRLIERSTRRLSLTDAGQLYHDRCFEILQEMDDLDNVIASGGAEISGTIRISASVGYGIYELEPLLPEFWAQHPKVTIDLSLSDEVVDLYLERTDLAFRVGTLSVSNLVATKLGRSPRIIVGSPDYLARHGVPRTIAELDAHNCLGFNFRRSVASWPLEENGRAIDRAVSGNFLANSGEGVRRMAVHGVGLARIGQFHAAEDIKAGRLVRVLEGAAPRQFEEVFAVHTGGPSMSPRLRTFLDFVTPRLRASLACD; this is translated from the coding sequence ATGCGGGTTTTCACCCGCATCGTCGAAACAGGCAGCTTCTCGGAAGCTGGCCGCCGCTTACACATGACGGCATCAGCAGTGGGGAAGATGGTGGGGCGGATCGAGACACGGCTCGGCGTGCGGCTGATCGAGCGCTCAACGCGGCGACTTTCCCTCACGGACGCCGGCCAGCTCTATCATGACCGGTGCTTCGAGATTCTGCAAGAGATGGACGACCTCGACAACGTCATTGCCAGCGGCGGAGCCGAGATTTCCGGCACAATCCGCATCAGCGCCTCCGTCGGATACGGCATCTACGAGCTTGAACCGTTGCTCCCGGAATTCTGGGCACAGCACCCCAAGGTCACGATCGACCTCTCGCTGTCGGACGAGGTCGTCGATCTCTACCTTGAGCGCACCGATCTGGCGTTCCGGGTCGGCACCCTCTCCGTATCCAACCTCGTGGCGACCAAACTTGGGCGCTCCCCCCGCATTATCGTTGGCTCCCCGGACTACCTCGCTCGACATGGAGTCCCGCGTACCATAGCGGAATTAGACGCGCATAATTGTCTGGGCTTCAACTTCCGCCGGTCGGTCGCGAGTTGGCCGCTCGAGGAGAATGGCAGGGCCATCGACCGAGCTGTCAGCGGCAATTTCCTCGCGAATAGTGGTGAAGGCGTGCGCCGCATGGCGGTACACGGCGTCGGCCTCGCGCGGATCGGTCAGTTCCATGCCGCTGAGGACATCAAGGCCGGGAGATTGGTACGCGTGCTCGAAGGGGCCGCTCCACGGCAGTTCGAAGAGGTGTTCGCCGTTCATACCGGCGGGCCCTCTATGTCCCCGCGCCTGCGCACCTTTCTCGACTTCGTCACACCGAGGCTGCGGGCAAGCCTGGCCTGCGACTGA